The following is a genomic window from Crossiella equi.
GGAAGACGTCCACGATGTCGATGTGCTCGGGCACGGACTTCAGGTCCGGCAGCACCGGCAGCCCGAAGACCTCGCGCAGCGACGGGTTTACCGGGTAGACCTTCAGACCCTGTCGGTGCAGGTACAGCGCGACCTGGTGGCTCGGCCGGTCCGGTCGCGCGCTCACGCCCACCACCGCGACCACGCGGGCGGTGCCGACCAGCCGGGAGATGACTTCTGGATCTTGCCACTGGGGGTGCACTGAACCAGTGTGACCGAGCACCCGCGTACCCTGCGCGGTCGTGGGTGTTCGTCAACGAGTACGCGACCTGCTCGAAGCAGGCTACGAATGGCGGCTCAGCCGCAAGCTCCACGGTGTGGAGCACCCCCGGCACGTGGGGGTCATCCTCGACGGGAACCGCAGGTGGGCCAAGGAGGTCGGGCTCTCCGACGTCAACGACGGCCACCGCGCGGGTGCCCAGAAGATCGAGCAGATGCTCGGCTGGTGCCAGGAGGCCGGGGTCGAGGTGGTCACGCTGTGGCTGCTCTCCACCGACAACCTGGACCGCCCCGAGGAGGAGCTGACGCCGCTCCTGCGCATCATCGAGGGGGTGGCCGAGGAGCTGACCGAGCCCGACACCAACTGGCGCGTGCGCATCGTCGGTGCCCTCGACCTGCTGCCGACCGAGACCGCCCAGCGCCTGACCGACTCGGCGCAGCGCACGCGCGGCCACCGCGGCATGGAGGTCAACATCGCGGTCGGCTACGGCGGCCGCCGCGAGATCGCCGACGCGGTGCGCAAGCTGCTGCTCAAGCACGCCGAGGCGGGCACCTCCATCGAGGAGCTGGCCGAGGTCCTGGACGTGGACCACATCGCCGAGCACCTCTACACCTCCGGCCAGCCCGACCCGGACCTGCTCATCCGCACCTCCGGCGAACAGCGCCTGTCCGGCTTCCTGCTCTGGCAGTCCGCCCACTCCGAGTTCTGGTTCTGCGAGGCCTTCTGGCCCGAGTTCCGCCGCATCGACTTCCTCCGCGCGCTGCGCGAGTACGCCGTGCGCCACCGGCGTTTCGGCTCCTGACCCGGTGGACGGCAGCCAGCTCGTCCGCGAGTACATCCGGCTGGGCCTGCGCTTCGACCGGCTGGTCCCGGGTTTCGTGGACGCCTACACCGGCGACCCCCGGCTCCGGCAGGAAGTGCTCGCCGAGACCAGGCCCGACCCCGCCCGCCTCGCCGCGCGGGCGCGGGAGCTGCGTGCCGAGCTGACCGGGATCGACCTGGCGGCCGAGCGGATCGCCTTCCTGGACTCGCACCTGGTCGCGCTGGAGTGCAGCGGGCGCAAGCTCGCCGGTGAGCCGGTCGGCTTCGTCGAGGAGGTCGAGAGCTACTTCCAGGTGCGCGTCACCCCGGGGGAGCCGGACGCCTACCGCGCCGCGCACGCCGAGCTGGCCGCGCTGCTGCCGGGCTCGGGTTCCCTGGAGGAGCGCCTGGCGGCGGTCCGGGTGCGCGACCAGATCCCGCCGGAGAAGCTGGAGCCGGTGGTGCTGGCGCTGTCCAGCGTGCTGCGCGACCGCGTGCGCACCACCTTCGGCCTGCCCGAGCAGGAGACGGTCCGCTACGAGATCGTCTCGGACAAGCCGTGGAGCGGGTTCAACTACTACCTCGGCGACTACCGGTCCAAGGTGGCCATCAACGCCGACCTGGGCCACCGGATGGCCAACCTGCCGCACCTGGTGGCGCACGAGTCCTACCCGGGCCACCACACCGAGCACTGCCGCAAGGAGGCCGGGCTGGTCGGCACGCTCGGCCAGGCCGAGCAAACGATCTTCCTGGTGAACACCCCGCAGTGCCTGATGGCCGAGGGCCTGGCCGACCTCGGCCTGCACGCGGTGATCGGCGCGGGCTGGGGCGGCTGGACGCAGGAGATCGTGGCCGACTTGGGCCTGCGCATGGAGGGCGCCCAGCAGGAGCGCATGGAGTCAGCGCTGGGCGCGCTGGCGAGCGTGCGCCAGGACGCCGCGCTGATGCTGCACGACCGGGGCGCGGACACCGACGAGGTGGCGGCCTACCTGCGGCGCTGGCTGCTGTGCAGCGACGCGCGGGCCCGGCAGATGATCCGCTTCCTGGCCGACCCGCTGTGGCGGGCCTACACCACGACCTACGTCGAGGGGTACCGGCTGCTGCGCACCTGGCTCAACGCGCGGCCGTCCGGGCAGACCGTGGCCGAGCGGTACCGGCGCCTGCTGGACGAGCCGCTGACCCCGGCCGGGGTGCGCGCGGAGATCGCCGCGGACATCCCGGCCGTGCCCAGGGCCAACTGACGTGGGCCGCCTGCTCTGCGTCGGGCTGGCGACGGTGGACGTGCTGCACCGGGTCGAGGCCTTCCCCGCGCCCAACCAGAAGGCGACCGCACTTCGCCAGGACGTTGCCGCAGGTGGTCCGGCGAGTAACGCCGCGGTTACCGCCGCGGTGCTCGGCTCCGACGTCACCCTCCTGACGGCACTCGGAGATCACCCGTTGGCGCGCCTGGTGTTTGGAGAACTGTCTGGTTTCGGCATAACCGTGTGTGACTGCACGCCGGAGCGGTACGAGCCGCCCGCGGTCTCCGCGATCACCGTGCACGAGCACACCGGCGAGCGGAACATCGTCTCCACCGACGCGCGCGGGGTGGCCGCGCAGCCACCGGAGGAGCTGCCCGGGCTGCTGGCCGAGGCCGACGTGGTGCTGCTGGACGGGCACCACCCGGCGCTGGCCGCGGCCGCCGCCCGCGCGAGCGCGCCCGTGGTGCTGGACGCGGGCCGGTACCGCCCGCACCACGAGGAGCTGCTGGACCGCGCGGACGTGGTGGTCTGCTCCGGGGACTACCGCCTACCAGGCTTTGCCGGGGAAGCCGCCACAGTCGGGGAGCTGGCCCGGCGCACCCGCGCGGGCGCGATGACCCGGGGCGGGCAGCCGCTGCTGTGGTGGGAGCGCGACCTCGGCCGGGGCGAGCTGGCCGTGCCCGAGGTGCCGGTGCGGGACACGCTCGGCGCGGGCGACGCCTTCCACGGCGCGTTCGCCCACGCCCTCGGCCGCTCCGGCTGGCGCCCCGCCGAGCTCGTGGCGCACCTGCGCGAGGCGGCGGAGGTGGCGGCGGTCCGGGTCCAGCACGCCGGACCGAGGGACTGGCTCGCTCGGCTACCCAGCGTGAAGAAAAACGGACAATAGGGACATCCGATCAACGCCAGGTCACGAATTGTGTGCAGTACGTAGCGTTGCGATGACAATTAATCAAATCACCTGTGTGGCTTCGTGCCGATTGTCAGTGCTCACAGGTAACTTGCGAAGTGGCGGGTCAACCCGATTGACCTGTCCAGGGAGGCCCTGGTCGTGACGCTACGCACGAGGGGGCCGGCACCCGGTCCTCGTGGCCGTGTGACCTGACGCCATTGCCGATGGCGTGAGTTCACCGACCTACAGGGTAGTGCCTGGCCCACCGAGCACCGAACGCGGGTGCCGCGTTCGTGAGGGAGTTGCCGTGAGCGCACGACGTTCCCCAGCGCAGTCCTCTACCCGTTCCACCTCCCGCAGCGGATCCAGCAGGCGTACAGGCGCGCCCAAGCGCCAGATGTACGTGCTGGACACTTCCGTGCTGCTGTCCGACCCCTGGGCGATCACCCGCTTCGCGGAGCACCAAGTGGTGCTGCCGCTCGTGGTGATCAGCGAGCTCGAGGGCAAGCGGGCGCACCCGGAGCTGGGGTGGTTCGCCCGAGAGGCCCTGCGCTTGCTCGATGACCTCCGTCTGGTCCACGGACGGCTGGACTCGCCGGTCCCGGTCGGCGAACACGGCGGCACCCTGCACGTGGAGCTCAACCACACCGATCCGGAGGTGCTCCCCTCCGGTTTCCGCACCGACTCCAACGACGCCCGCATCCTCGCGTGCGCGTTGAACCTCGCGGCGGAGAACAACCAGGTCACCCTGGTCACCAAGGACATGCCGCTGCGCGTGAAGGCCTCGGCGGTCGGCCTGGCCGCCGACGAGTACCGCGCGCAGGACGTCACGCCCTCGGGCTGGACCGGCATGACCGACTTGGAGGTCGGCCCGCAGGTCATCGACGGCCTGTTCAAGGACACCGTCGTCGACCTCGACGAGGCGCGCGAGCTGCCCTGCCACACGGGCCTGCGCCTGCTGGCGGGCACGGCGAGCGCGCTGGGCCGGGTCACCCCGGACAAGCGCGTGCGGCTGGTGCGCGGCGACCGGGAGGCCTTCGGCCTGCACGGGCGCTCGGCGGAGCAGCGCATCGCGCTGGACCTGCTGCTGGACCCGGACGTCGGCATCGTCTCGCTGGGCGGCCGCGCCGGTACCGGCAAGTCCGCGCTCGCGCTGTGCGCGGGCCTGGAGGCCGTGATGGAGCGGCGGCTGCACCGCAAGGTGGTCGTCTTCCGCCCGGTCTTCGCGGTCGGCGGGCAGGAGCTGGGTTACCTGCCGGGCAGCGAGAACGAGAAGATGATGCCCTGGGCGCAGGCGGTGTTCGACACCCTGGGCGCCACGGCCAGCAAGGACGTCATCGACGAGGTGCTGGACCGGGGCATGCTGGAAGTGCTGCCCCTGACCCACATCCGCGGTCGTTCGCTGCACGACTCGTTCGTCATCGTGGACGAGGCCCAGTCGCTGGAGCGCAACGTGCTGCTCACCGTGCTCTCGCGCCTGGGCAGCAACTCCCGCGTGGTGCTCACGCACGACGTGGCGCAGCGCGACAACCTGCGCGTGGGGCGGCACGACGGCATCGCCGCGGTGATCGAGAAGCTCAAGGGCCACCCGCTGTTCGCGCACGTCACGCTGACGCGCTCGGAGCGCTCGCCCATCGCCGCGCTGGTCACCGAGATGCTGGAGGGCGACTACCTCAGCTGAGCGGGACGGGCGGGCGGTGCCCCGGCGCCGCCCGCCCGGGACCGGACGGAGGTGGTCGACCTCGCGCGGCTCGACGTGCTCGGCCAGCGGCTCCACCCATCGGCCAATCGGCAGACCAGGCCTGGCCGATCGGCCAGGTAGGCACTGGCCGCATTGCCGATCCGCAGGTCAGGGCCGTGCGGGCAAGCTGGAGGCACAACGGGGACGAGCCAGAGGAGAAAGCGATGATCACGTCAGTGCTGACCTGGACCGGAGCGGTGCTGAGCCTCGCGGTCCTGGTGCTGATGGTGCTGCCGGTCATCGTGGACGGCTCGCCGAGGCGGTCGAAGGCGGCTGCCTGACGTGGGGGACTGATCGGGCTGCTCGGGGCGGCCCGTGGGTGACGCCGGTCCCGCACCCTCTTCGGGGGAGGGTGCGGGACCGGCGTCTTTTCGCACTTACCAGCCCGACGGCAGCGGGCGGCCCTCGGCGAACCCGGCCGCCGACTGCACACCCAGCAGGGCGCGCTGGTGGAACTGCTCCAGCGTGGTGGCGCCCGCGTAGGTGCAGCTTGAGCGCAGGCCCGAGCTGATCTGGTCCAGCAGGTCCTCCACGCCGGGGCGGACCGGGTCCAGGCGCATGCGCGAGCTGGAGATGCCCTCCTCGAACAGGCCCTTGCGCGCCCGGTCGAAGGCCGAGTCGGTGCGGGTGCGGGCGCTGACCGCGCGCTTGCTGGCCATGCCGAAGGACTCCTTGTACAGGCGGCCCTGCTCATCCCGGTGCAGGTCGCCCGGGGACTCGTAGGTGCCCGCGAACCAGGAGCCGATCATCACCGAGGCCGCGCCCGCGGCCAGGGCGAGGGCCACGTCGCGCGGGTGGCGCACGCCGCCGTCGGCCCAGATGTGCTTGCCGTGCTTGCGCGCCTCCTCGGCGCACTCGGCGACCGCGCTGAACTGCGGGCGGCCCACGCCGGTCATCATGCGCGTGGTGCACATGGCGCCCGGCCCGACACCGACCTTGACCACGTCCGCGCCCGCCTCGATCAGGTGGCGCGTGCCCTCGGCGGTGACCACGTTGCCCGCCACCACCGGCACGGTCGGGCTGAGCTCGCGCACCGACTCCAGCGCGGTGATCATCTTCTCCTGGTGGCCGTGCGCGGTGTCCACCACCAGCGTGTCCACGCCCGCCTCGAGCAGCTCCTTCGCCTTGGCCGCGACGTCGCCGTTCACGCCGATCGCGGCGGCCACGCGCAGCCTGCCCCGCTCGTCCAGGGCCGGGCGGTAGATGTCGGCGCGCAGCGCGCCGACCTCGGTCAAGATCCCGGCCAGCCTGCCCTCACCGTCCACGGCCAGCGCCACCCGGTCCGGGCGGCCGTGCAGGCGCTCGAACACCGCGCGCGGCTCCGCGGTCAGCGGCAGCACCAGCATGTCCTCGTGCAGCACGTCGGTGACGCGGGCGAAGCGGTCCACGCCGGTGCAGGCGGCCTCGTCGACCACGCCCAGCGGGGTGCCCTCGCCGTCCACCACGACCACCGCGCCGTGCGCCCGTTTGTGCAGCAGGTTCAGCGCGTCCGCGACGGCCGCGTGCGCGTCCACCACCAGCGGGGTGTCCCACACCGGGTGCCTGTCCTTGACCCAGGCGACGATCTCGGCGACCGCCTCCGGTGTGATGTCCTGTGGCAGCACGGTGATGCCGCCGCGCCGCGCGATGGTCTCGGCCATCCGGCGGCCCGCGACCGCGGTCATGTTCGCGACCACGATGGGCAGCGTGGCGCCGGTGCCGTCCGCGGTGGACAGGTCGACGTCGAACCTGGACGTGACGCCGGAGCGGCGCGGTACCAAGAACACGTCGTCATAGGTCAGGTCGTATCCGGGGGTGACCCCGTCCAGGAATCGCACGAGAGTCCAGGGTACGGAAGTTCCTGGTGGCGGGGTCACCCGAACACTCAGGTCAGCGGAACCAGTCCGCGTGCTCCTCCATCCACTGGCGGTAGGTCAGCGCGGGCCTGCCGAGCACGCGTTCGGTCACGTCGCTGACCTCGTCCGCCCGCTGGGTGGCCGCCGCGCGGTAGCCCTCGATCATGGTCACCACGTCCTCCGGCCAGTACAGCTCTGTCATCAGGTACCGCTTGGCCTCCTCGGGTGTCTGCTCGACGAACTCGATCTCCTTGCCGAGCACCTCGCCGATCGTGCGCACGAGGTCCAGCCGGGTGAGCTGTTCCGGGCCGGTGAGGCTGTAGCGGGCGTATTCGTGCCCGTTCTCCAGCAATGCGGCGATCGCCACGTCCGCGATGTCCCGTTCGTGGATCGGGACCATGCTCGCGAGCGGGTAGGCGCCGTAGGCGATCCCTTTCTCCTTGATGGTCTCCGCCCATTCGCCGGTGTTCCCGGCGAACATTCCCGGGCGGAGGTGGGTCCATTCCAGTCCGGTGTCCTCCACCGCCTGTTCCACCGCCAGGTGCTCGTCACCCGCCTCCTTGTTGGTGCGCAGGCGCTGCACCGTCGAGGAGGA
Proteins encoded in this region:
- a CDS encoding CoA-binding protein, which gives rise to MHPQWQDPEVISRLVGTARVVAVVGVSARPDRPSHQVALYLHRQGLKVYPVNPSLREVFGLPVLPDLKSVPEHIDIVDVFRRSEVVAPVAREAVEVGAGALWLQLGIEDESSCQAAAEAGLDVVVNRCLMVDHRALA
- a CDS encoding isoprenyl transferase, with the protein product MGVRQRVRDLLEAGYEWRLSRKLHGVEHPRHVGVILDGNRRWAKEVGLSDVNDGHRAGAQKIEQMLGWCQEAGVEVVTLWLLSTDNLDRPEEELTPLLRIIEGVAEELTEPDTNWRVRIVGALDLLPTETAQRLTDSAQRTRGHRGMEVNIAVGYGGRREIADAVRKLLLKHAEAGTSIEELAEVLDVDHIAEHLYTSGQPDPDLLIRTSGEQRLSGFLLWQSAHSEFWFCEAFWPEFRRIDFLRALREYAVRHRRFGS
- a CDS encoding DUF885 domain-containing protein, producing the protein MDGSQLVREYIRLGLRFDRLVPGFVDAYTGDPRLRQEVLAETRPDPARLAARARELRAELTGIDLAAERIAFLDSHLVALECSGRKLAGEPVGFVEEVESYFQVRVTPGEPDAYRAAHAELAALLPGSGSLEERLAAVRVRDQIPPEKLEPVVLALSSVLRDRVRTTFGLPEQETVRYEIVSDKPWSGFNYYLGDYRSKVAINADLGHRMANLPHLVAHESYPGHHTEHCRKEAGLVGTLGQAEQTIFLVNTPQCLMAEGLADLGLHAVIGAGWGGWTQEIVADLGLRMEGAQQERMESALGALASVRQDAALMLHDRGADTDEVAAYLRRWLLCSDARARQMIRFLADPLWRAYTTTYVEGYRLLRTWLNARPSGQTVAERYRRLLDEPLTPAGVRAEIAADIPAVPRAN
- a CDS encoding PfkB family carbohydrate kinase, which translates into the protein MGRLLCVGLATVDVLHRVEAFPAPNQKATALRQDVAAGGPASNAAVTAAVLGSDVTLLTALGDHPLARLVFGELSGFGITVCDCTPERYEPPAVSAITVHEHTGERNIVSTDARGVAAQPPEELPGLLAEADVVLLDGHHPALAAAAARASAPVVLDAGRYRPHHEELLDRADVVVCSGDYRLPGFAGEAATVGELARRTRAGAMTRGGQPLLWWERDLGRGELAVPEVPVRDTLGAGDAFHGAFAHALGRSGWRPAELVAHLREAAEVAAVRVQHAGPRDWLARLPSVKKNGQ
- a CDS encoding PhoH family protein — encoded protein: MSARRSPAQSSTRSTSRSGSSRRTGAPKRQMYVLDTSVLLSDPWAITRFAEHQVVLPLVVISELEGKRAHPELGWFAREALRLLDDLRLVHGRLDSPVPVGEHGGTLHVELNHTDPEVLPSGFRTDSNDARILACALNLAAENNQVTLVTKDMPLRVKASAVGLAADEYRAQDVTPSGWTGMTDLEVGPQVIDGLFKDTVVDLDEARELPCHTGLRLLAGTASALGRVTPDKRVRLVRGDREAFGLHGRSAEQRIALDLLLDPDVGIVSLGGRAGTGKSALALCAGLEAVMERRLHRKVVVFRPVFAVGGQELGYLPGSENEKMMPWAQAVFDTLGATASKDVIDEVLDRGMLEVLPLTHIRGRSLHDSFVIVDEAQSLERNVLLTVLSRLGSNSRVVLTHDVAQRDNLRVGRHDGIAAVIEKLKGHPLFAHVTLTRSERSPIAALVTEMLEGDYLS
- a CDS encoding GuaB1 family IMP dehydrogenase-related protein, whose product is MRFLDGVTPGYDLTYDDVFLVPRRSGVTSRFDVDLSTADGTGATLPIVVANMTAVAGRRMAETIARRGGITVLPQDITPEAVAEIVAWVKDRHPVWDTPLVVDAHAAVADALNLLHKRAHGAVVVVDGEGTPLGVVDEAACTGVDRFARVTDVLHEDMLVLPLTAEPRAVFERLHGRPDRVALAVDGEGRLAGILTEVGALRADIYRPALDERGRLRVAAAIGVNGDVAAKAKELLEAGVDTLVVDTAHGHQEKMITALESVRELSPTVPVVAGNVVTAEGTRHLIEAGADVVKVGVGPGAMCTTRMMTGVGRPQFSAVAECAEEARKHGKHIWADGGVRHPRDVALALAAGAASVMIGSWFAGTYESPGDLHRDEQGRLYKESFGMASKRAVSARTRTDSAFDRARKGLFEEGISSSRMRLDPVRPGVEDLLDQISSGLRSSCTYAGATTLEQFHQRALLGVQSAAGFAEGRPLPSGW
- a CDS encoding NAD(P)H-binding protein, coding for MTILVTGATGSVGRFVVDGLLARGERVRATTRDPGTANLPARAEVVRADITAPETFLPALQGVDLLYLFPHFERLEYFLAEAKAAGVRRVVTLSSSSTVQRLRTNKEAGDEHLAVEQAVEDTGLEWTHLRPGMFAGNTGEWAETIKEKGIAYGAYPLASMVPIHERDIADVAIAALLENGHEYARYSLTGPEQLTRLDLVRTIGEVLGKEIEFVEQTPEEAKRYLMTELYWPEDVVTMIEGYRAAATQRADEVSDVTERVLGRPALTYRQWMEEHADWFR